The Rhopalosiphum maidis isolate BTI-1 chromosome 1, ASM367621v3, whole genome shotgun sequence genome has a segment encoding these proteins:
- the LOC113556154 gene encoding regulator of nonsense transcripts 1-like encodes MPDDVCVYNESRQVPVRDLIPESRLAVVAGDFFVSDPVVYDGDDVYEVDLTPENRINRQACCRFSNVETWMLPDTEYLFLRCIAGTDANDVENFVAYAEKNHWLGGKNISLNLDVSKTIFNRQTKLVLHNSKPQKSLDYHVTNASQPFKKTNFILEDWPYVNLNEPLISKGTNDELAPWMRSRNKQFNTCRPIKSDKSQQSVFLTHEYALLQENWKLQQTRQQKQHHQQSHQPHQQQYNQHLRHKLYQQQQQQQQLQQRQYQQQQQHQQRQLNQLQSQQRAFLFPSPSLRQQVFMYGQQQMIPFLYNITFQPGNVYQRFSTPFLLPTHYRPINRDSLPATTTQK; translated from the exons ATGCCCGACGACGTCTGTGTCTACAATGAATCGCGACAGGTGCCCGTCAGGGACTTGATACCGGAGAGTCGGTTGGCGGTGGTCGCAGGCGACTTCTTCGTCTCGGACCCAGTGGTCTATGATGGCGATGACGTGTACGAAGTTGATTTGACGCCCGAAAATCGTATCAACCGACAAGCCTGTTGCCGGTTTTCCAACGTAGAGACGTGGATGTTACCTGACACAGAATATTTGTTTCTCAGGTGCATCGCCGGCAC GGACGCTAATGATGTTGAAAATTTTGTTGCGTATGCAGAAAAAAACCATTGGTTAGGCGGAAAAAACAtatctttaaatttggatGTAAGcaaaaccatatttaataGGCAAACTAAATTGGTATTACACAATTCCA agcCACAGAAATCTTTAGACTACCATGTTACTAATGCATCTCAACCGttcaaaaaaactaatttcataTTAGAAGATTGGCCTTATGTTAACTTAAATGAACCATTAATATCAAAAG GAACTAACGATGAACTCGCGCCGTGGATGAGATCAcgaaacaaacaatttaacaCCTGCCGTCCTATAAAATCTGATAAATCGCAACAATCAG TTTTTTTGACGCACGAATATGCTTTGTTGCAAGAAAACTGGAAACTACAGCAAACACGACAACAGAAGCAACACCATCAACAATCACATCAACCGCACCAACAGCAATATAATCAACACCTTCGCCACAAACTatatcaacaacaacaacaacaacaacaactacAGCAACGTCAATAccaacagcaacaacaacaccAACAACGACAGCTAAACCAACTACAATCACAGCAGAGAGCCTTTTTATTCCCGTCACCATCATTACGCCAACAAGTGTTTATGTATGGTCAGCAGCAAATGATACCTTTCTTGTACAATATCACTTTCCAGCCAGGAAACGTTTACCAGCGATTTTCTACCCCATTTCTATTGCCGACACACTATCGGCCGATCAATAGAGATTCGCTGCCAGCAACTACTACCCAAAAgtga
- the LOC113549223 gene encoding phospholipase DDHD1-like, with amino-acid sequence MNNMDTNRLQTEEPALISDDTQYENNVSNPQTNGTAITFEPLSPEKVRWFYKSDNKRWTKFDGFDSLNIEYRYRANFGNEEDVSSLNGSFNYFVGLYTVVVRGGLYEVDLSKKKCTSIFWPGEENDIFRGVWFYDGYEPYEYGEEVEREHLNLFRDDTRKVENTEDNGKSVIRDVTFGDMHVVWYSSAEVYSFKQKTFINTKIMRSVTKKLGTYFQKSAGYKLIRSYKTDANEKDKLNDITHLVFLIHGIGHKIDNKKIIKNTSQFRDCVKWIKHKYFQGTEQRAEFFPVDWRSQCSFDGGLVEQITPLNLKNIRQILNSSAMDIMYYTSPIYGREIQNSLANELNRLHSEFVERHPHHDFKVSIMAHSLGSVISYDIITGWEPFIKRSDSSPRIHLNFELENFFCLGSPLSVFLALRQNEIFKENLNLFPMWLAKKVYNIYHPTDPVAYRFEPLVAKDYCRYKPVGIQAYGVKCDYSEVPLELIGNMDSSFEETNGTEAKASDAKKENETFSRRISTWLNMSSSNDSKANNSNQFENNTCSFSRNGTPVENLNHRLDYILRDSIGGSASNYLSMLYTHTSYWSNYDVAYFIYTRLFPELDKTMEDFLRPEEKIPNFDLQFEQGIEVTEDLKHST; translated from the exons ATGAACAATATGGATACAAATCGTCTTCAAACAGAAGAACCGGCTTTGATTTCTGACGACACACAATATGAGAACAATGTGTCAAACCCTCAGACCAACGGTACTGCAATAACATTTGAACCTCTAAGCCCTGAAAAAGTCAGATGGTTTTACAAGAGCGATAACAAAAGATGGACCAAGTTTGATGGTtttgattcattaaatatagagTATAGGTATAGGGCGAATTTCGGCAACGAAGAAGATGTGTCTAGTTTAAATGggtcttttaattattttgttgggCTCTATACCGTTGTCGTGAGAGGTGGTCTGTACGAAGTAgacttatcaaaaaaaaaatgtacatctaTATTTTGGCctg gtgAAGAGAATGACATTTTTCGTGGTGTTTGGTTTTATGACGGATATGAACCTTACGAATATGGTGAGGAAGTTGAGAGGGAACATCTAAATCTATTCAGAGATGATACCAGAAAAGTTGAAAACACTGAAGACAATGGGAAGTCAG ttaTAAGAGACGTTACTTTTGGGGACATGCATGTAGTATGGTATTCATCGGCTGAAGTGTattcatttaaacaaaaaacttttatcaATACAAAGATAATGAGAAgtgttactaaaaaattaggaacttatttccaaaaat CTGCTGGATACAAACTGATCAGATCGTACAAAACTGATGCTAATGAAAAAGACAAACTGAATGATATAACTCATCTTGTATTTTTGATTCATGGAATTGGccataaaatagataataaaaaaataataaaaaacacatcacA gtTTCGTGATTGTGTGAAATGGATTAAGCATAAATATTTCCAAGGTACTGAACAGAGGGCAGAATTTTTCCCTGTGGACTGGAGATCACAGTGTAGTTTTGATGGAG GATTAGTTGAACAGATaacaccattaaatttgaaaaacatacggcaaatattaaattcgtcAGCTAtggatataatgtattatacttcaCCAATATATGGCCGAGAAATACAAAACAGTTTGGCAAATGAATTGAATAGGCTACATTCCGAATTTGTAGAACGGCATCCACACCATGACTTCAAAGTATCAATAATGGCACATTCTTTGGGTAGTGTTAtttcatatgatattataaccgGATGGGAACCATTT ATTAAACGGAGTGACAGTAGTCCaagaattcatttaaattttgag ttggaGAATTTCTTCTGTTTGGGTTCACCATTATCAGTATTTTTGGCTTTACgtcaaaatgaaatatttaaagaaaacctAAACTTGTTTCCAATGTGGCTGgccaaaaaagtatataatatttaccatcCTACAGACCCTGTTGCTTATAG gtttgAACCATTAGTGGCAAAAGACTATTGTCGCTACAAACCTGTTGGTATTCAGGCCTATGGTGTCAAGTGTGATTACTCTGAGGTTCCCTTAGAACTGATTGGAAACATGGATTCTAGCTTTGAAGAGACCAATGGAACTGAAGCCAAAGCATCAGATGcgaaaaaagaaaatgaaaCATTCAGTCGTAGAATAAGTACTTGGCTTAACATGTCAAGTAGCAATGATAGTAAAGCCAATAATTCAAAtcagtttgaaaataatacatgttcATTTTCAAGAAATGGTACACCAGTTGAAA ACTTGAATCACAGGTTAGATTATATCTTGAGAGATAGTATCGGAGGATCGGCGAGTAATTACTTGTCGATGTTGTATACACATACGTCATATTGGTCAAATTACGACGTAGCCTATTTCATTTATACTAGGTTATTCCCCGAACTAGATAAAACAATGGAAGATTTTCTCAGACCTGAAGAAAAAATCCCCAATTTTGACTTACAATTTGAACAAG GTATTGAAGTGACTGAAGATTTGAAACATTCTACTTAA
- the LOC113549224 gene encoding dysbindin protein homolog produces the protein MFGNLREKLHNVVQEGLSASLRGLSVNEVVVAQSPSEHPVNYDAGADLLHKYQTEWNQLHLLAEDNAHKAEEVNEMISLLHHQMSEQWKKMDTITSCMDSMPQLVKSIENAMKDMENIKLLINDVEHQLLKLDDVVEEQELQEQMLNERFQLAVYRSKKLKELETISGELEADHKEKVADLEQKINIKLKERQEIFNQVFQQDMRQYIISGMIPVMKSNGGRDEVSLEDIEIEDDTDALDELLNS, from the exons ATGTTTGGTAACTTAAGAGAAAAATTGCACAACGTCGTTCAAGAAGGATTGTCAGCAAG tTTAAGGGGATTATCTGTGAATGAAGTTGTTGTCGCGCAGTCTCCTAGTGAACATCCTGTTAATTATGATGCTGGTGCTGATCTATTGCATAAATATCAGACTGAATGGAATCAGTTACACTTATTAGCTGAAGACAATGCCCATAAAGCTGAG gaAGTCAATGAAATGATTAGTCTTTTACATCATCAGATGAGTGAACAATGGAAAAAAATGGATACAATCACATCTTGCATGGATTCAATGCCACAATTAGttaaaagtattgaaaatgCCATGAAAGACATgg agaacattaaattattaataaatgatgtTGAACACCAGTTATTAAAACTAGATGATGTAGTTGAGGAACAGGAACTGCAAGAACAAATGTTGAATGAACGGTTTCAATTGGCTGTTTACCGATCGAAAAAACTGAAAGAATTAGAAACAATTAGTG GTGAGCTAGAAGCAGATCACAAAGAAAAAGTAGCGGATTTAGAACAAAAGATAAATATCAAACTCAAAGAAAGACAAGAAATTTTCAACCAAGTATTTCAACAAGATATgcgacaatatattatatcaggcATGATTCCTGTGATGAAGA GCAATGGTGGGCGTGATGAAGTTTCACTCGAAGACATCGAAATAGAGGACGACACAGATGCACTAGACGAACTTCTAAATTCTTGA